One genomic region from Prionailurus bengalensis isolate Pbe53 chromosome C1, Fcat_Pben_1.1_paternal_pri, whole genome shotgun sequence encodes:
- the PSMB2 gene encoding proteasome subunit beta type-2 isoform X1 — translation MEYLIGIQGPDYVLVASDQVAASSIVQMKDDHDKMFKMSEKILLLCVGEAGDTVQFAEYIQKNVQLYKMRNGYELSPTAAANFTRRNLADCLRSRTPYHVNLLLAGYDEHEGPALYYMDYLAALAKAPFAAHGYGAFLTLSILDRYYTPTISRERAVELLRKCLEELQKRFILNLPTFSVRIIDKNGIHDLDNISFPKQGS, via the exons ATGGAGTACCTCATCGGTATCCAGGGCCCCGACTATGTCCTTGTCGCTTCCGACCAAGTGGCCGCTAGCAGCATTGTCCAGATGAAGGACG ATCATGACAAGATGTTTAAGATGAGTGAAAAAATCTTACTTCTGTGTGTTGGAGAGGCTGGAGACACTGTACAGTTTGcagaatatattcagaaaaatgtGCAACTTTATAAGATGAGAAATG GTTATGAATTGTCTCCCACAGCAGCAGCTAATTTCACACGCCGAAACCTGGCTGACTGTCTTCGGAGTCGG ACCCCGTATCATGTCAACCTCCTCCTGGCTGGCTATGACGAGCATGAGGGTCCAGCGCTTTACTACATGGACTACCTGGCAGCCTTGGCCAAGGCCCCTTTTGCAGCCCATGGCTATGGTGCCTTCCTGACTCTTAGTATCCTGGATCGATACTACACTCCAA CTATCTCTCGTGAGAGGGCAGTGGAGCTTCTTAGGAAATGTCTAGAGGAG CTCCAGAAACGCTTCATCCTGAATCTGCCAACCTTCAGTGTTCGAATCATTGACAAAAATGGCATCCATGACCTGGACAACATTTCCTTCCCTAAACAGGGCTCCTAA
- the PSMB2 gene encoding proteasome subunit beta type-2 isoform X2 — protein sequence MEYLIGIQGPDYVLVASDQVAASSIVQMKDGYELSPTAAANFTRRNLADCLRSRTPYHVNLLLAGYDEHEGPALYYMDYLAALAKAPFAAHGYGAFLTLSILDRYYTPTISRERAVELLRKCLEELQKRFILNLPTFSVRIIDKNGIHDLDNISFPKQGS from the exons ATGGAGTACCTCATCGGTATCCAGGGCCCCGACTATGTCCTTGTCGCTTCCGACCAAGTGGCCGCTAGCAGCATTGTCCAGATGAAGGACG GTTATGAATTGTCTCCCACAGCAGCAGCTAATTTCACACGCCGAAACCTGGCTGACTGTCTTCGGAGTCGG ACCCCGTATCATGTCAACCTCCTCCTGGCTGGCTATGACGAGCATGAGGGTCCAGCGCTTTACTACATGGACTACCTGGCAGCCTTGGCCAAGGCCCCTTTTGCAGCCCATGGCTATGGTGCCTTCCTGACTCTTAGTATCCTGGATCGATACTACACTCCAA CTATCTCTCGTGAGAGGGCAGTGGAGCTTCTTAGGAAATGTCTAGAGGAG CTCCAGAAACGCTTCATCCTGAATCTGCCAACCTTCAGTGTTCGAATCATTGACAAAAATGGCATCCATGACCTGGACAACATTTCCTTCCCTAAACAGGGCTCCTAA